TCGTCGTCCATCGTCGCCTCGGGCAGCGTCGCCTGTGCGGGCTCGATCGTTCCCTCTCCCGACAGCGCGTCGGCCATCTGGCGGGCGGCCTCGCTCACGTCGCGGGCCGACTCCAGCTCGCGCTCCAGTTGGTCGATCCGCCGATCCCGCTGGGCGAGCTCGCGTTCGAGCTCCGCGACCCGCTCTCGTTCGCGTTGCTGGTCCTCGCTGATCGACTGGAGGTCGCCGACCAGTCCATCACTGACCGATTTGAGCTCGGGACGCTCGAAGTCCTCCAGCCCCGGCGTCGCCCCCGCGTCGAAGGTCCGCTTTCGCTTGAACTGCACCCGCCGGACCTCCCCATCGGTCCAGTCGGTCTGGAGAAAGGCCTCGCCCGCGTCGAGCTCCGCGACCCGCTCGCCGTACTCGCCGCCGACGATCCGTCCGACGACCTTCGTGTCGTTGTCCCACGTCAACCGATGCCAAACCAGCCAGTTCGCCTGCGTGATGAAGTCCTTCTTGACGTCGGCGGGCCGCTGGCTGATGCCGACGATCCCCAGCCCGTGTTTCCGCCCGCGTTTCCCGATCTTGATCAACATCCGGCCAGTTTCGTCCATCCCGCCGCCCTCGGGGATGTACTCGTGGACCTCCTCGACGACCAGCAGGAACGGCTTCTTCAGCTTCTTCTCCTTGGCGAAGAGGTGGCGGGCGGTTTCTCGGAGGAGTTCGTCGGCGGCGTCCTCGTCGAGGTAGCCCGAGACGTCGAGGATGGTGGGGACGTTCTGGTCGAGGGCGAGTTCGGCGACCTTTTCGGCGTGTTCGGGGCCGACCTGGATGTCACACTCCTCGTCGGCGCCGGCGTGCAGCAGCTCGTACTCCTCCTTGAGCCCGTAGTACTCGCCGTCGGTGTCGACGATCAGGACGGGGTAGCCCGCCTCGAGCAGCTCCTCGACGACGACGCTCGCGGTGTTGGACTTGCCCGACCCGGACTTGCCGGTGATGAAGCCCCGGCCGGTCAAAAGCTGGACGACCGGCATTCCGACCGGCGTCCCGTCGTCTGCGGTTCCGATCGTCACTCGCTCGTCGCTCATGGTTCGCCTCGCGCGTTCATTGGCAGGAAATATCGGGTATGTTACTTAAACTCTGTCGCCGGCGGAGCGAGGGGTTTACCGGACGGCGGGGTAAGTGGAGGGTATGAGCGAGGGATGGTTCGCCGGGGTCACGCCCGACGACGGGGCGCGTGCGGTCCGCGAGGGCCGCGCCGACGCCCCCGAGGACTGGCCGGCGCTGGCGGTCGAGTCGGGGTTCGCCGACACGCGAGAAGGGTACTACGAGCGGCTTCACGACGCGAGCGTCGCGGCCGCCAGCGAGGAGGTCCGCGAGCGCGAGCGGGCCGACGACGCCCAGCTCGTCCACGCGGTCCGCGCGATGGACGACGCCGAGCGCGTCGCCAACGAGCTCGCCGAACGGGTCGCCGAATGGGGCGGCAGCCTCGGGATCGACGAGGGTGCCGGCGTCGAGTACGCCCGCGAGCTGGCCGGGCACGAGCCCGAGGACCCGGTCGAGGAGCGGGCGGTCGCGCTCGCCTCCCGGACCGCCGCGGTGGCCGACGAGGCCGATTCCCTCAGGGGTTTCATCGAGCGGACCACGCCCGCGGTCGCGCCCAACCTCGCGGTGCTTGCGGGGCCGGTGCTCGCGGCACGACTGATCGCGCTGGCCGGCGGGCTCGGCGAGCTCGCGAAGAAGCCAAGCGGCACCCTTCAGGTGCTCGGCGCCGAGGACGCGCTGTTCGCCCACCTGCGGGGCCACGCCCCCTCGCCCAAACACGGCATCATCTTCACCCACGAGTACGTCCGGGGCACCCGCCCCGAGGATCGGGGCTCGGCCGCCCGCGCGCTCGCGGGCAAGCTCACCATCGTCGCCCGGGTCGACCACTACTCGGGCGACCGCCGGCCCGAGCTCGACGACGAACTCGACGACCGCATCGCGACCATCCGGGCGCGGGAGGACGAGACATGAGCCTGCCCAAGGGGATCGAACGGCGCGATCTGGGCGGGTCCGATCGCCTCGCGACCCGCGGGGAGCCGGTCTACGGCGAGCCCACCTCCGAGGGGTGGCGCGCGTGGGACCCCAACCGCTCGAAGCTCGGCGCGATGCTCGAGACGGGGATGGAGACGGGGCTCGCGGGAAGCGATCCCGAGGCCGGTCCCTACACGGGCGATACGGTGCTCTACCTGGGGGCCGCGAGCGGCACCACCGTCGGCCACGTCGCGGACTTCGCGGGGCCGACCTACGCCGTCGAGTTCGCGCCCCGGCCCGTTCGGGACCTCGTCGGGGTCGCAGAGGACCGGCCGAACCTCTTTCCGCTGCTGAAGGACGCCCGCACGCCCGAGAGCTACGCCCACGTCGTCGAGTCGGGCGTCGACGCGATCGTCCAGGACGTCGCGACCCGCGGGCAGGCCGACGTGGCGCTCCGGAACCGCGAGTTCCTCCGCGAGGACGGCCGGCTGCTCGCGGCGATCAAGGCCCGAAGCGAGGACGTGACCCGCGAGCCCGACGAGGTGTTCCCCGAGGTCCTCGAGCGCCTCGAGGAGGGCTACGAGGTCCTCGGGACCGAGCGCCTCGAACCGTACCACGACGACCACCTCGCGGTGGTCGCCCGGCCCCGGTAATCCCGGGGCATAACAGGGGCTATTTATCCGCGGGGGCCGAACCCGGTTCCGATGGAGACGGGTTCGGCCGAGAACTTCACACGGATGGGCACGCTCGGGATCGAGGAGGAGTTCTTCGTCGTCGACGACTCGGGCCGGCCCGTGTCGGGGACCGACGAACTCGTCTACGCGAACGACCCCCCCGGCGTTCTCGAGGACCGCCTCGATCACGAGCTGTTCAAGTTCGTGATCGAGACCCAGACGCCCGTGATCGACTCCCTCTCGGAGGCCGGCGACGTCCTGGGCGAAGTGAGAGAAACGCTCGTCTCGTACGCCGCCGAGCACGGCTACCGGATCGCCGCCGCGGGCCTGCATCCCGCCGCGAAGTGGCGCGAGCTCGAACACGCCGAGAAGCCCCGCTATCGCTCGCAGCTCGATCGCATCCAGTACCCCCAGCATCGAAACACGACGGCAGGGCTGCACGTCCACGTCGGGGTCGACGACGCCGACAAGGCGACCTGGATCGCCAACGAGATCCGCTGGTTCCTCCCGATCATGCTCGCCCTCTCGGCGAACTCGCCGTACTGGAACGGGTTCGATACCGGCCTCCAGTCAGCCCGCGCGAAGATATTCGAGGGGCTGCCCAACACCGGGATGCCGACGGGCTTCTCGAGCTTCTCGGCGTTCGCCGACTTCGAGCGCCTGATGGTCGAGCAGGGTTCGATCAACGACCGCGGGGAGCTGTGGTACGACGTCCGGCCCCACTCGGATCACGGCACCGTCGAGGTCCGCACGCCCGACGGCCAGGCCGATCCCGAGCGCGTGCTGGCGTTCGTCGAGTACACCCACGCGCTCGTTCTCGACCTCGCCGAGCGTTACGAGGACCACGCCGATCCGTGGGCCGCGGGCCACGATCACCGCCGCGAACTCCTCGACGAGAACAAGTGGCGCGCGATGCGCCACGGCCACGAGGCCTCCTTCATCGCGCGGGATCGCTCGGGGGTCGTCTCGCTGGGCGAGGTCGTCGCCCGGGAGTGCGAACGCCTCGGGGTCGAGGGGATCGGCCGGATCCACGCCGAGGGAAGCGGCACCGCGCGTCAGCGCCAGCTCCACCACGAATCGGGCCCCGAGGCGCTCTACGAGTCGCTCGTCCTGTCGCCATAGCGTCCTCAGGACCGATCCACTTCCCTCGTTTTCGACGGGAGACACCCCCTAGGCAAGACTTTTCACCGCTGCAATCTTCCGTCCCTTCAGAACGGACATGTCCGACGATGACACAGACACCGGCGACGAGATACCGGTCGAGGTCGACTCCGAGGAGGACTCGGACGCCCGGACGCGTATCGAGGAGGGTGCCGACCGCGCGGTCGAGGAGTTCGACAGGGGGATCGTCGACCTGCTGGCGTGGGTGCTCGACACCGAGACCCGCGCGCGGATCTACGTCTACCTCCGGCAGTACCCCGGCTCGACCAGCGAGGAGATCGCCGAGGGGACGGGCCTCTATCCCAGTACCGTCCGCGAGGCGCTCGCGGAGCTCAACGAGGAGGGCAACGTCTCCCGGGAGAAGCGCGAAAGCGAGGGCGCGGGCAACAACCCCTACGAGTACACCGCCATCGCGCCCAGCGAGCTCGTCGGGGGGATCCTCCACCAGGTCCAGGACGAGCTCAACACGGTGTTCAACCTCGATCAGTACCTCGACGAGGACGGCGAGGAGACGAGCCGGCCCATCAGCATCACCGTCGACGACACCGACGCCGGTTCGGAGGAGCCGCACGATCGGGACGAGGCGGACGACCCGACCGGTGAGGACGGCGAGGAGATCGGGGAGTAGCCCTTCCGAAGGCTCTAAACCACCGGCTCGCATCGCACCGGTATGCAGGTTGCGCTGGGTGGGACGTTCGATCCGGTACACGACGGGCATCGCGCGCTGTTCGAGCGCGCCTTCGAACTCGGGGACGTCACCGTCGGCCTCACGAGCGACGAGCTCGCGCCCGAAACCCGCCGGGAGGACCGGTACGTTCGGCCCTTCGATGAGCGAAAGGCGGACCTCGAAAGCGAGCTCGCGGCGCTCGCCGAGGAGCACGACCGCGAGTACGAGGTCATGGAGCTCGAGGAGCCGACGGGCATCGCCACCCAGCCCCGCTTCGATGCGTTGATCGTCTCGCCCGAGACCGAGGCCGGCGGCGAGCGGATCAACGAGCTCCGACGGGAGCGTGGCCACGACCCCCTCGAGCTGGTCGTCGTCGACCACCTCCGGGCGGAGGACGGCGACGTCGTCTCGAGCACCCGGATCGTCAACGGCGAGATCGACGAACACGGCAACCTCACGCCCGACCGTGACGGACGCGACCGCGAGCGTTCGCGGTAGCTCCCGGCGGTCGGTTCGATCGCGGAAAACGACGGCGTGGTTACGCGGCGACGCCTAACCGCTCGAGATCCTCGTGGGAGTACTCGTCGCGGAGCTCCTCAGCGGAGTGTTCCTCGCGTAGTTCGGTGCGTTCGTCCTCGCTCATCCCCTCGACGGGACCGAAGCAGTGACACATTCCACTTCCCTCTTAGCCCCCTGGAATCAAAAACCCTGTTAGCACCGCCCTACCGGTTATGTAACACCAATACGAGAATGGCAAGGATTAGTATGGAGTGTTGGAGCGTTGTTAACCAGTCCGGTCTACCAGGTCGGCGGCTCGAGTCCGGCCTCCTCGAGCAGGGACTTCCAGCGGTTCTGGACGGTCAGGCGGGTGACCCCGACGGCGTCGGCGACGTCCCCCTGGGAGCGGCGCTCGCCGGCGATCAGTCCGGCGGCGTAGAGGCTCGCGGCGATCGCGGCGGGCTTCGAGCGCTCGGCGTCGGGGGCCGTCGAGAGGAAGAGGTCCTCGGCGGTCGAACGGGTGTCGCTCCCGAGATCCAGCTCGTCGGCCGCCCGGTCGAGGTCGGCGAGCCACCGTTCGTTCTGCAGTCGGTCGCTTGCACGATACACGGCCTGTGTTGGTCGCGATCGGATTTAAACCGTTTGACCGCCCCGTCGGTCATTATCCAGCCGGTCCCTCGTTTCTTCCCACCTCGCGGGGGCGACGCGGGTACTATGTGGACGGCACACCACACTTCGGCATGTCGTTCGATCCCGAGCGCATCACGACGGTCACGTTCGACTCCTACAGCACGCTGGTCGACGTCGACGCGGCCGAGAGCGCCCTCGAGGAGCGCGTCGAGGACCCCGAACCGGTGTCGAAGCTCTGGCGATCGCGCTCGCTCGAGTACACGTTCGTCGCGAACGCGATCGACGCCTACCAGCCCTTCTACGAGATGAACCGCGACGCGCTCCAGTACGCCCTCGACGCCCACGGGGTCGACCTCCCGACCGAGGAGCGCGACGAGATCCTCGCGGTCTACCACGAACTCGACGTCTTCGACGACGTGCGCGAGGGGATCGAGCGCCTGCGCGACGGCGGCTACGACCCGTACGTCGTCTCGAACGGAAATCCAGGAATGCTCGACTCGATGGTCGAGCACGCGGGGATCGGCGACCTGCTCGAGGACACGATCAGCGCCGACGAGATCCGGACGTTCAAGCCGGCCGCGGAGCTCTACCGCCACGCCGCGGCACGAACGGGAACCCCGATCGGGGAGATCGCCCACGTCACCGCGGGCTGGTTCGACGTGCTGGGGGCGAAACATGCCGGGATGCAGTCGGTGTGGGTCGACCGGAAGGGCTCGCCGTGGGAGCCCTTCGGCGGCGATCCGGACCTGACGATCGAGCGCTTCGACGATCTGGTGGAGGCGCTGGGACTGTAGCAGGCGGCGGGTGGGCGAACAGCGACGGGTTTTTACTCCGCTCGCGGGAAACCCGTACTGCGCGCGGGTTGCCGAGCTAGGCCAAAGGCGCAGCGCTTAGGACGCTGTCCCGTAGGGGTCCGCCGGTTCGAATCCGGTCCCGCGCACTGAACGGAACGCTGTGAGCGAAGCGAACAGCGCGGAGTGAGGGAGCAGGACCGATTCGAAGCAGGGAGCAGCTCTGCTGCGACCGAGGTTCGAATCCGGTCCCGCGCATCCACCTTTTACTCGCCCGGCTCGCGGAGGATCGCGAGGAAGTAGAGGGAACCGACATCGAGGCGCTGGAGGCCGAGATCGACGAGGCGGTGTACGACCTGTTCGATCTCACCGAGGAAGAGCGCGAGGTGATCGAGGAGTATCTGGAGGTCTTCTGAACCACCTCAAACGAACTCGACGTCGAGTTCGTCGGTGATCACCTCGACGTCGAAGTCCGAGTCGGCGACCACGAGCCGCTCGTCGAGCCCCTTCGCGGCTCCGGCGATGAACGCGTCGCGGGCCGCGAGCGGCTCCCCGCGACGGTAAAGCGCGTCCTGGAGCTCGCCCGCCGAGCGCGCGAGGTCGGGGGTTCCCTCGACGACGGTGAGCCAGTCGAGCGCGCCATCGAGGGCATCGAACTCCGCCGGACCGGACCTGAACACCTCCCCTTGGTATAGCTCGAACATCACCAGCGGGATCGTGATCGCGCGCTCCTCATAGCGGGTTTCGATGTAATCTACCGTCTCGCTAACACCGTCGAGGTAATCGATGAGGACGCTACTGTCGTAGAGCGTCATCGAGAGCCGACGCTCCGTTTCATCTCCTTTCGTGCCCGGCGGGCGCCTTCCGCTGCGTCAGTGCCTTCCCACAGCCCGGCACCCTCCCGGACGCTTTCGCGTCGCTCTCTGATGAGTCGCGAAAGGACGTCGTCGAACGTTTCGTCGTCACCCTTTAGCGCGGCCAGCGCTGCATGGGTCTCCTCGTCTACTCGAATGCTCTTGCTCATACGATACAGTATACGAGTCTGTATACAATACTGTTCTGCCGCCCGGAAACTGACTCGATGGCTCCTTCAATCAGTAGGCGTCCCTGCAGTTACGGACCACACGGACTGAAGGAGCAGTCTCAAGAGAAACGCCGTGCTCCTTTCGTCCCGAGCGTCGTCAGCTCCCGTCGTCCGAGTTCCCGTCGCTTCCCGACCCGCTCAACGCCTTCTTCAGGTAGTAGTACCCCCCGAGGGCGACGAGCGTCGTGGCGATCGCGCCGGGCACGCCGTATCTCTTGTAGCCGAACGACGCCGCCTTCTTGCCGATCGCGAGTACTCCGACCATTGTGTTCTCCCGTTGAGCAGAGAGGGCCAAAAGCGTTCGCCCGGATCGTGTCTGCCGTGCGTCGGACGCGCTGAGGCGTGCCACAACGCTTTTTCGCGCGCACGGAGTGGTCTTCGACAATGGACCCTGTCTCCGAGCTCCTCTCGGGCATCGTCGCGGACGCCGACGCGGTCGCGCTCTTCTCGCCCAGCGGATCCCTGTACGACCGGTTCGTCGAGGCCGACCTCGACGCCGACGTGATCGTCATCGGCACCGAGAACACCGTCGACGCCGATACCTTCGTCGAGATCCCACTCGAGTTCGTCGACATCGAGGACCTCGTCGAGTTCGGAGTCGGGGCGGCCGTCGGCGACGGCTACGTCGAGGACGGCGACGTCGTCGTCTGTGCGACCGCGTCCTTCGACGACGAGATCGACACCGTCTCGCGGGTCCGGGCCGCGGAATCGGTCCACTCGGACCTCTACGACCTGTTCGTCAACTCCCGGGCCGAGCCCGACGTGATCCGCAGCGTGCTCGAGGTCGCGATCGATCTCGGCAAGAAGGGCCAGAAGGGCAAGCCCGTCGGCGCGTTGTTCGTCGTCGGCGACGCGGGCAACGTGATGAACAAGTCGCGCCCGCTCAGCTACAACCCCTTCGAGAAATCGCACGTCCACGTCGGCGACCCGATCGTCAACGTGATGCTCAAGGAGTTCTCGCGGCTCGACGGCGCGTTCGTCATCAGCGACTCGGGCAAGATCGTCTCCGCGTACCGCTACCTCGAACCCGCCGCCGAGGGGATCGACATCCCGAAGGGACTCGGCGCGCGCCACATGGCCGGCGGGGCGATCACGCGCGACACGAACGCCACGTCGATCGTTCTCTCCGAATCCGACGGCCTCGTGCGGGCGTTCAAGGGCGGGACGCTCGTCCTCGAGATCGACCCGGAGGAGTACTGAGATGCAGATCTCGATCCTGCGCGAACCGCTGGTGCTCGCGCTCGCGGTGTTCGTCGGGGTCGTCGTCCTCGGGTACGTCCTCGGCCAGCTCACCAAACAGGTGCTGACCGCGATCGGCATCGGCGACGTCGTCGAGGGGACCGCCTTCGACCGCACCGCCCAGGGGCTCGGTAGCTCGACGGTCTCGGTCGTCTCGCGGCTGAGTTCGTGGTTCATCTACGCCGTCGGCGTCCTGCTGGCGCTGTACGTCGCGGGCGTGCTCGAGCTCCACCTCCTGATCGGCGAGCTCGCCTGGCTGCTGCCCCGGGCGTTCATCGCGCTGTTCGTCGTCATCGCCGGCATCATCGCGGGCGACAAGATCGACCTGCTGATCGACGAACGCCTCCGGAGCGTCAAGTTCCCGGAGGTCGGGCTCGTCGGTACGGTCGCCAAATACAGCGTCATCTACGTCGCGGTCCTGATCGCGCTCGGCCAGCTCGGGATCGCGACCAACGCCCTGCTGGTCCTGCTCGCGGTCTACGTCTTCGGGCTGGTCTTCCTCGTCGCGGTCGCGGGCCGGGACCTGCTCGCCTCCGGCGCCGCGGGGCTCTATCTCTTCCTCAACGAGCCCTACGGGATCGGCGATCAGGTGCGTATCGGCGACCGTTCCGGCGTCGTCCAGGAGGTCGAGCTGTTCGTCACCCGCATCGAGGACGACGGGACCGAGTACATCGTCCCCAATCGCACCGTCTTCGAGGAGGGCGCGAGCAAACGGCGGTCTTAGAGTCCGCCGAGCTTCCGCAGCAGCTGGCCGCGGTACTCCTCGTCGCTTCGCTTCCCCTTCCGTTCGAGCACGTTCCGTTCGAGGGTCTCGAGCGCCAGCGAGAACGCCTCGTCGCCGCCGTAACCCTCGCCGGTGCCGGCGATCTGGCCCTCGCTGGTCCGCATCCGGACCTGACATCGGTAGAGCGCCTGGCCCCGGAGGCTCTCGTCGTGCTCCTTGAACCGGACGTGGACGTGGTGGACGTCCATGGTCCGGTGTTTGTCGCTGATCTCGAGCAGGCGCTCGCCGACCTCCTCGCGGGAGGTCGAGCGCAGCGCGTCGATGTTGGTGATCTGGACGTCCATCCCCTCCTCCTGGGTGTACGAGAGCGCGCGCATCACGTCGGTCTTGGTGACCACGCCCGCGACGCGCTCGTCGTAGTCGGGCGAGACGATCAGCCCGTCGTAGTCGTACTCGAACATCGTATTGACGGCCTCCGCGACGGTGTCCTCGAGGCCGATCGTCTGGGCGGGCCGGCTCATCTCGTCGTAGACGGGGAGGTCGATCAGGTCGAGGTCCTCGCCGCCGCGGGTGCCGTCGGTGGGCCGGTCTGGCGTCCGCAGGACGAAGTCGACGATGTCCTTGACCGTCACCATCCCCTCCGGACGCCCGTCCTCGCTGATGGGCAGCCGGGAGACGCCGTGCTCGCGCAGCCTGTTGATCGCCGTCCCCAGCGTGGTGTCCGTCGAGATCGTCACGACGTCGTCGGTCATGATCTGGCGGACCTCGAGCACGTCGAGGTTCTCGAGGGTCGCCTCGAGGATGGCGTCCTGCGTGATCGCTCCCCAGAGCTCGCCCTCGACGTAGACCGGGGCGATCCGGGTCTCGCTCTCGACGAGCTGGCGGGCGACGTCCCTGACGTTCGCGGTCCGCTCGAACAGGGGGACGGCCTTCGCGAGCCGCTCGGCGGCGGTCTCGTCGTCGCGATACGAGCGGAGCCACTCGCGGGGCGTGATCACGCCCTCGCACTCGCCGTCCCGGGCGACGAACACGCCGTCGATGTGCTCGTCCTCGAAGTACGGCTTGAGTTCGGCGATCCGGGTGTCCGGTTCCACCGCGACGTACTCGTCGGTCGCGACGTCGCTGATATCCATACGGGAGGATGGTCGCGCGTCGTCAGTTAAAACACTGCCTGCGTTCGCCGGGCGATCACTGGGTGTCGGCCGCGCTGGCGAACAGCTCGTCGTACTCCGCGGGGAACTGTTCGCGCGCGTCGACGAACGCCTCGCCGACCGCCTCCTCGAGGGCGTGGGTCGTCGCGCGCGTCGCCCGGGTCGCGAACTCCTCGTCGACCCCGGCGCGCTTCTCGAGCCGCGCTATGAACTCCTCGGGGCCGAACTCCTCGCTCGCGTCCTCGGTGCCGACCGTCCCGGCCAGTTCGTTGGGGAGTTCGCCGGCGATCTCCTCGGCCTCACCCGGTGCGAGGCGCTCGGAGAGCGTCTCGAGGACGGCCTTCGCGGCCGTCTCTGCCTCGTCGTTCGATTCGAGGTCCGCCTGCTGTCTGACCATCGTGTAGAACTCGGAGGGTTCCATACACGAAACTACCCCCGTCATGCCCTTCAAGACGAGGCCGTCACTCGCCGGGAGTCCGCACTTCAGCGGGGACGCCCGCGGCGGTCGCGCCCGGGGGCACGTCCTCGGTCACAAGGGAGTTCGCCGCGACGCTCGCGCCCGCGCCGATCTCGACGCCGGGCAGGACCACCGCGCCCGCGCCGATCATCGCCCGCTCGCCGACCCTGACGGGCCCGGTCCGGTACTCCTTCTGGAGGAACTCGTGACAGAGCAGGGTGGCGTCGTAACCGATGATCGCGCCGTCCTCGACGGTGATCAGCTCGGGCCAGAAGACGTCGGGCGTCGATTCGAGCCCCCAGGAGACGCCCTCGCCGACGGTGACGCCGACCCGCCGAAGCAGCCAGTTCTTGGCCCGGAGGCTCGGCGAGTGGCGCGCGAGAACGATCGCGAGGTAGTTGACGACGATGCGGAGGGGGTGGCGCGCGTCGGGCCAGTTCCACAGCGAGTTCGCGCGACCCGGCGTCGGGTGGCGGCTCACGCGCTCGTGACGGGGCGGGATCTCGTCGCTCACGTTCCGGCGTACGCCCGCCCAGCCCTTGAATCCGCCCGGTCACCCGATCACTCGGGGTCGGTCTCGTCCTGGCCGAGCGACTCCTCGTCACCCTCGTCGTTTTCGTCCTCGCCGTCGGTTCGGTCGCTCTCGCCGCCCGCGCTCCGCTTGTCGTCCCCGCCGTCCTCGGTTCCGCCGTACTGTCCGTCGTCGTTCTCGACTTCGTTGCTCCCGTACGCTGGTTCGTCGTCGTCTCCCATGGGCGAACCGAGACCGCCCACGCCCGAAAGGGCGGGGCCGGCAGGTGCCGTCACTTTTCACGCGCCTCGCGGCGCGGCAGGTCCTCGATGGCCGGCCCGTCGAGCACCCGCCCCTCGGGGGTGAACCGCGAGCCGTGACACGGGCAGTCCCAGCTCTCCTCGCCGTCGTTCCAGCGCAGCACGCACTTCATGTGCGGGCAGATCGCCGAGACGGCGTTGATCTCTCCTGATTCGTCCCGGGAGACCCCGACCGGCCCGTCGTCGGTCTTCACCACGGTGCCCTCGCCCGCTTCGAGGGCCGCCTCCTCGCCGGCCAGCAGTGAGCGCGCCCAGTCGGCCGTGAAATGCGCGCCGACCTCGGCGTTGTGGGTCACGAACGTCTTGGCCGACTCGCCGTTGACCCGTGCGGGCGAGAACACCTCCTGATGGGGGTGCTCGCCGTCGCGGATCAGCCCCGAGATGATCTCGCCGGCCGCGACCCCGCCGGTCATCCCCCAGCCGCCGAAGCCGGTGGCGACGTAGGCGTTCTCGCCGACGGGGCCGAGCCGGCCGATGTAGGGGACTTGGTCGAACGTCGTGTAGTCCTGGGTCGACCAGCGGTACTCGACCTCGCTGACGTCGAAGTACGTCCGGGCGAACGTCTCCAAGCGCTCGTAGCGCTCGCGCGTCGAGCCACCCTGTGCCGTCTCGTGGTTCTCGCCGCCGACCAGCACGAGCGGCTCGCCGTCGAGTTCGTGGACCCGGATCGACCGGTAGGGGTCGCCCGCGTTGTAGTACATCCCCTCGGGGGGTTCGCCCGCGACCCGGACCCCGAGCACGTGCGAGCGCTTGGTCTTCATCCGCGCGAAGAACCCCCCGCGGTCGAAGACCGGGAAGTGGGTCGCACAGACGACGTGCTCGGCGCGGACGGTCCCCGACTCGGTCTCGAGCTCGTAGGGGCCGCTCCCGCTCAGGTCGGTCGCGCGCGTCTCCTCGAAGACCGCGCCGCCCTCCTCCTCCACTCTCTCGGCCAGCCCGAGGACGTACTTGCGGGGATGGAACTGGCCCTGATCGGCGAAGCGGACCGCGCCCGCCGTCTCGTAGGGGAGGTCGACCTCCTCGCTCCCGACGAACTCCGCGGGCAGGCCGAGGCGTTTCGCCGCCTGGGCCTCGTCGTACACCTGCCCGCGGCTCTCGGAGTCGTCCGCGTAGACGTAGGCGGGGGCGCGCTCGAACTCGGCGTCGAACCCCTCGCTTCGCTCGGCGACTTCCTCTAAAGCGTCCTCGTTGGCCTCGGCGTACTGGCGCGCGCGCTCCTCGCCGACCGTTTCGAGCAGGTGGCCGTACTTCAGCCCGTGCTGGGAGGTGACCTTCGCGGTGGTGTGGCCCGTCACCGCCGCCCCGACCCGGTCGCGTTCGATCACCGCCACGTCGCGGCCGTCCTCGGCGAGGCGAGCAGCAGCGGAGAGCCCCGCGATGCCGGCGCCGACGACGGCGACCTCGACGGTTCGATCGCCCTCGAGCGGCGGGTGTCGCGGTCCGTCGGTCGTCGCGATCCACGGCGACTCGTCATGCGTCCGCTCGTGATCGTCCATGGGGCGGGCAACCACGGGAACCCCCCTCGTCGTTACCCCTGCGTGCGCCGGCCCCTACTCCCCGCGGAGCTCGTT
The sequence above is a segment of the Halalkalicoccus tibetensis genome. Coding sequences within it:
- a CDS encoding NOP5/NOP56 family protein, producing MSEGWFAGVTPDDGARAVREGRADAPEDWPALAVESGFADTREGYYERLHDASVAAASEEVRERERADDAQLVHAVRAMDDAERVANELAERVAEWGGSLGIDEGAGVEYARELAGHEPEDPVEERAVALASRTAAVADEADSLRGFIERTTPAVAPNLAVLAGPVLAARLIALAGGLGELAKKPSGTLQVLGAEDALFAHLRGHAPSPKHGIIFTHEYVRGTRPEDRGSAARALAGKLTIVARVDHYSGDRRPELDDELDDRIATIRAREDET
- a CDS encoding phosphopantetheine adenylyltransferase; its protein translation is MQVALGGTFDPVHDGHRALFERAFELGDVTVGLTSDELAPETRREDRYVRPFDERKADLESELAALAEEHDREYEVMELEEPTGIATQPRFDALIVSPETEAGGERINELRRERGHDPLELVVVDHLRAEDGDVVSSTRIVNGEIDEHGNLTPDRDGRDRERSR
- a CDS encoding fibrillarin-like rRNA/tRNA 2'-O-methyltransferase encodes the protein MSLPKGIERRDLGGSDRLATRGEPVYGEPTSEGWRAWDPNRSKLGAMLETGMETGLAGSDPEAGPYTGDTVLYLGAASGTTVGHVADFAGPTYAVEFAPRPVRDLVGVAEDRPNLFPLLKDARTPESYAHVVESGVDAIVQDVATRGQADVALRNREFLREDGRLLAAIKARSEDVTREPDEVFPEVLERLEEGYEVLGTERLEPYHDDHLAVVARPR
- a CDS encoding haloacid dehalogenase type II, coding for MSFDPERITTVTFDSYSTLVDVDAAESALEERVEDPEPVSKLWRSRSLEYTFVANAIDAYQPFYEMNRDALQYALDAHGVDLPTEERDEILAVYHELDVFDDVREGIERLRDGGYDPYVVSNGNPGMLDSMVEHAGIGDLLEDTISADEIRTFKPAAELYRHAAARTGTPIGEIAHVTAGWFDVLGAKHAGMQSVWVDRKGSPWEPFGGDPDLTIERFDDLVEALGL
- a CDS encoding glutamate--cysteine ligase, which gives rise to METGSAENFTRMGTLGIEEEFFVVDDSGRPVSGTDELVYANDPPGVLEDRLDHELFKFVIETQTPVIDSLSEAGDVLGEVRETLVSYAAEHGYRIAAAGLHPAAKWRELEHAEKPRYRSQLDRIQYPQHRNTTAGLHVHVGVDDADKATWIANEIRWFLPIMLALSANSPYWNGFDTGLQSARAKIFEGLPNTGMPTGFSSFSAFADFERLMVEQGSINDRGELWYDVRPHSDHGTVEVRTPDGQADPERVLAFVEYTHALVLDLAERYEDHADPWAAGHDHRRELLDENKWRAMRHGHEASFIARDRSGVVSLGEVVARECERLGVEGIGRIHAEGSGTARQRQLHHESGPEALYESLVLSP
- a CDS encoding winged helix-turn-helix domain-containing protein yields the protein MSDDDTDTGDEIPVEVDSEEDSDARTRIEEGADRAVEEFDRGIVDLLAWVLDTETRARIYVYLRQYPGSTSEEIAEGTGLYPSTVREALAELNEEGNVSREKRESEGAGNNPYEYTAIAPSELVGGILHQVQDELNTVFNLDQYLDEDGEETSRPISITVDDTDAGSEEPHDRDEADDPTGEDGEEIGE
- a CDS encoding ATP-binding protein, giving the protein MSDERVTIGTADDGTPVGMPVVQLLTGRGFITGKSGSGKSNTASVVVEELLEAGYPVLIVDTDGEYYGLKEEYELLHAGADEECDIQVGPEHAEKVAELALDQNVPTILDVSGYLDEDAADELLRETARHLFAKEKKLKKPFLLVVEEVHEYIPEGGGMDETGRMLIKIGKRGRKHGLGIVGISQRPADVKKDFITQANWLVWHRLTWDNDTKVVGRIVGGEYGERVAELDAGEAFLQTDWTDGEVRRVQFKRKRTFDAGATPGLEDFERPELKSVSDGLVGDLQSISEDQQRERERVAELERELAQRDRRIDQLERELESARDVSEAARQMADALSGEGTIEPAQATLPEATMDDELERLRSENTALEAEIEELRGRLEGPQGTDERAPETSADGDGADGERRDETGGPNAEAVGIAAEIEAASRRSLCGETETWAVIEVLADREGATASEVGGEVSAPFQHVWTLLMELRGCSCVERGSDGIYTLSPAARELVLESADPLSA
- a CDS encoding transcription initiation factor IIB family protein, coding for MYRASDRLQNERWLADLDRAADELDLGSDTRSTAEDLFLSTAPDAERSKPAAIAASLYAAGLIAGERRSQGDVADAVGVTRLTVQNRWKSLLEEAGLEPPTW